From one Acidobacteriota bacterium genomic stretch:
- a CDS encoding ABC transporter permease has translation MRKLYSFYYDAFGIAIKSIFEHKLRAFLTLIGIIIGVAAVVIVGASIDGLKTYVVDKVSKVLGSNHFMMTRMANTGRLSDEEYERRNRRNKDVNWEEFQYVRDNCKMCLSVGAAMGAGADITQDGIEMPSVRIQGVTANMVDIEDKTIGAGRFISDPEVERSAKVCVIGVDLQEKFFPSGSPIGKSIKLRGVPLLIIGVEEKRGSFFGDSMDRNIYIPITLHNQIFSRDGGLQVHGKAADAETLKEAIENARLVLRNKRELIGSEEDNFSIVNTDEFGSQMDQFTNAIAVVVIPITMITLLVGGIVVMNIMLVSVTERTFEVGLRKALGATRNQIMVQFLIESASLCIVGGMLGLIVAAGATQVVGALLEMTMTITVKYMAIAVIVSSVIGILAGLYPAWKASKLDPIVALAKS, from the coding sequence ATGCGGAAGTTATATTCCTTTTATTACGATGCTTTCGGGATCGCCATCAAATCGATCTTCGAACACAAACTCCGCGCGTTCCTGACATTGATCGGGATCATCATCGGCGTCGCCGCGGTCGTCATCGTCGGCGCCTCGATCGATGGCTTGAAGACTTACGTCGTCGACAAAGTCTCGAAGGTTCTCGGCTCGAACCATTTTATGATGACGCGGATGGCGAACACGGGACGGCTTTCCGACGAAGAATACGAACGGCGCAACCGCCGCAACAAGGACGTCAACTGGGAGGAATTCCAATACGTTCGCGATAACTGCAAGATGTGCCTTTCGGTCGGTGCGGCGATGGGGGCAGGCGCCGACATCACGCAGGACGGGATTGAAATGCCTTCGGTGCGAATTCAGGGCGTGACCGCGAATATGGTCGATATCGAGGACAAGACCATCGGCGCAGGGCGTTTTATCTCCGACCCGGAAGTCGAGCGCTCCGCGAAAGTCTGCGTTATCGGAGTGGATCTGCAGGAAAAGTTCTTCCCGAGCGGGAGCCCTATCGGAAAGTCGATCAAGCTCCGCGGCGTGCCTCTGCTGATCATCGGCGTCGAGGAAAAGCGCGGATCGTTTTTCGGCGACTCGATGGACCGCAACATTTATATCCCGATAACTCTGCACAATCAGATCTTCTCGCGCGATGGAGGCCTGCAGGTTCACGGCAAGGCGGCTGATGCAGAAACGCTCAAGGAAGCGATCGAGAACGCGCGGTTGGTCTTGCGCAACAAGCGAGAGCTGATCGGCAGCGAGGAGGACAACTTCAGCATCGTCAACACCGATGAATTCGGGTCGCAAATGGATCAGTTCACGAACGCGATCGCGGTGGTCGTCATCCCGATCACGATGATCACGCTGCTCGTCGGAGGGATCGTCGTGATGAACATTATGCTCGTGTCGGTCACCGAACGAACGTTCGAGGTCGGGCTCCGAAAGGCGCTGGGCGCGACGCGCAATCAGATCATGGTTCAATTTCTTATCGAATCGGCGTCGCTTTGCATCGTCGGCGGGATGCTTGGTCTGATCGTTGCCGCCGGCGCGACGCAGGTCGTCGGCGCGCTTCTCGAAATGACGATGACGATCACCGTCAAATATATGGCGATCGCCGTCATCGTTTCGAGCGTCATCGGAATTCTCGCGGGACTTTATCCGGCCTGGAAGGCGTCGAAACTCGATCCGATCGTCGCGCTCGCAAAATCTTGA
- a CDS encoding ABC transporter permease, translating into MQLSGTLPKEVLKMAFESIMAHKFRSALTVLGIVIGLITGIVVFSILNGMSQSIVSIIEEYGSNNIYAFHLSTGFGNRNRDERNRKPLTEDDATAILAQSSAVEDISLVAINIGSWGSGFDDNLVYEGKNYRWALTDGVTPNYMQITNLVIRQGRWITDSDNYQRRNVLVLGVNAVEALFPDEQDDVVGKVVRMNGTTWEVIGVIEKRKAGFFGENEEDRKVYLPYRTARKVAPTRDAVLQVIQAKSGKVTDAALEVEGILRQRRGVKFEEPNNFDLKTASDFIAQFEGIVFGVKSAAIAISMLGLLVGGIGVMNIMLVSVTERTKEIGIRKAIGATKGAIVLQFLLEAMTLTFFGGLIGVVLAVGISKLIMLIFPSLPAIIEIGAIVVSLGISIGIGLVFGVVPALRASRLDPIECLRYE; encoded by the coding sequence ATGCAATTATCCGGAACATTACCAAAAGAAGTCCTGAAAATGGCGTTCGAGAGCATAATGGCTCATAAATTCCGTTCGGCCCTGACTGTACTCGGGATCGTCATCGGCCTGATCACCGGGATCGTCGTCTTTTCGATCCTCAACGGGATGAGCCAGTCGATCGTCTCGATCATCGAAGAATACGGCTCGAACAACATTTACGCATTTCATCTTTCGACCGGTTTCGGGAACCGCAACCGGGACGAGCGGAACCGCAAGCCGCTGACCGAAGACGACGCGACCGCGATCCTCGCGCAATCGTCGGCGGTCGAGGACATTTCGCTCGTCGCGATCAACATCGGTTCGTGGGGCAGCGGCTTCGACGACAATCTCGTTTATGAAGGCAAGAACTATCGTTGGGCGCTGACCGACGGCGTGACGCCGAACTATATGCAGATCACCAACCTCGTCATCCGACAGGGCCGCTGGATAACCGATTCGGACAATTATCAGCGGAGGAATGTTCTGGTGCTCGGCGTCAATGCGGTTGAGGCGTTGTTCCCTGACGAGCAGGACGATGTCGTCGGCAAGGTCGTGAGAATGAACGGCACGACGTGGGAAGTGATCGGCGTCATCGAAAAACGTAAGGCCGGATTCTTTGGCGAGAACGAAGAGGATCGGAAGGTCTATCTTCCATACCGCACCGCGCGCAAGGTCGCCCCGACGCGTGACGCGGTTTTGCAGGTCATTCAGGCGAAATCCGGAAAGGTCACGGACGCCGCGCTTGAGGTTGAAGGGATATTGCGTCAGCGCCGAGGCGTGAAGTTCGAGGAGCCGAACAACTTCGATCTCAAGACCGCGAGCGATTTCATCGCCCAGTTTGAAGGCATCGTCTTTGGAGTAAAGTCTGCGGCGATAGCGATATCGATGCTCGGTTTGCTCGTCGGCGGCATCGGCGTGATGAACATTATGCTTGTGTCAGTGACCGAGAGAACAAAGGAAATCGGGATCCGAAAGGCTATCGGCGCGACCAAGGGTGCGATCGTGCTGCAATTTCTGCTTGAAGCGATGACGTTGACGTTCTTCGGAGGCCTTATCGGCGTCGTCCTCGCGGTTGGGATCAGCAAGCTCATTATGCTCATATTCCCGTCGCTTCCGGCGATCATCGAGATCGGCGCGATCGTCGTCAGCCTTGGGATCTCGATCGGGATCGGCCTGGTATTTGGCGTCGTTCCCGCCTTAAGAGCTTCGCGTCTCGATCCGATCGAGTGTCTGCGATACGAGTGA
- a CDS encoding MBL fold metallo-hydrolase: MAKITFFGGVGSVTGSKYLLESNGQRILVDCGLFQGDKELRERNWQDPPFDPKSIDAVIITHAHIDHTGYLPRLVKLGFNGNVYSSRATCDLLKILLPDSGRLQEEDADYRNRHALTTHSPALPLYDEADAKAALELLVPVANDGKPIEICDGIHASFMVAGHIMGASLVLVELANARPDGSSIRFLFSGDLGHYDQPIVKDPSPPPACDYLMCESTYGNRLHGEVTSDVQLAEIIRDAYERDAPILIPAFAVGRTQELLYMIRELEDEHKIPSMPVIVDSPMASQATQVYNRWSEEHDEEYASILARKIHPLRTDWMKTASTREESKRINDMKGPRIIISASGMMTGGRVLHHAIRMLPDERATLVFVGYQAAGTTGRRILNGEDEVKIMKQWIPVRCRIEKVEGFSAHADWKAVIRWLEGLPNTPKMVFTTHGEPDAAEAMAGHIRDRFGWNVMVPEYQQTVEL; the protein is encoded by the coding sequence ATGGCAAAGATCACTTTCTTCGGCGGCGTCGGTTCGGTGACCGGCTCAAAGTATCTGCTTGAATCGAACGGACAGCGTATCCTGGTTGATTGCGGCCTGTTTCAGGGCGACAAGGAACTCCGCGAGCGAAACTGGCAGGATCCGCCGTTCGATCCGAAATCGATCGACGCGGTGATCATCACGCACGCTCACATCGATCACACGGGATACTTGCCGCGGCTCGTCAAACTCGGATTCAACGGGAACGTTTACTCGTCGCGCGCGACGTGCGATCTTCTGAAGATTCTTTTGCCCGATTCGGGGCGGCTTCAGGAAGAGGACGCCGATTACCGGAATCGCCACGCGCTGACGACGCACTCGCCGGCCCTGCCGCTCTACGACGAAGCCGACGCGAAGGCCGCGCTCGAATTGCTGGTTCCGGTCGCGAACGACGGCAAACCGATTGAGATCTGCGACGGGATCCACGCGAGTTTTATGGTCGCCGGCCACATTATGGGCGCGAGTCTGGTGCTTGTTGAACTGGCGAACGCGCGCCCCGACGGTTCGAGCATTCGATTCTTGTTCTCGGGCGATCTCGGGCATTATGATCAACCGATCGTCAAAGATCCGTCGCCGCCGCCGGCGTGCGATTATCTGATGTGCGAATCAACGTACGGAAACCGGCTTCACGGCGAGGTGACGTCGGACGTCCAGCTTGCGGAGATCATCAGGGACGCATACGAACGCGACGCTCCGATCCTTATTCCGGCCTTTGCCGTCGGGCGGACTCAAGAGCTTTTGTATATGATCCGTGAACTCGAAGACGAGCATAAGATCCCGTCGATGCCGGTCATCGTCGATTCGCCGATGGCGTCGCAGGCGACGCAGGTATACAACCGCTGGAGCGAGGAACACGACGAAGAATACGCGTCGATCCTCGCGCGGAAGATCCATCCGCTCCGGACAGACTGGATGAAGACCGCCTCGACCCGTGAGGAATCAAAGCGGATCAACGATATGAAAGGACCGAGAATCATCATTTCGGCATCCGGAATGATGACCGGCGGACGCGTGCTCCACCACGCCATCCGGATGCTCCCCGACGAGCGCGCGACGCTCGTGTTCGTCGGCTATCAGGCGGCCGGAACCACCGGACGGAGAATCCTGAACGGTGAGGACGAGGTCAAGATAATGAAACAGTGGATTCCGGTTCGCTGCCGCATCGAGAAAGTCGAAGGATTCTCGGCTCACGCCGACTGGAAAGCCGTCATCCGTTGGCTCGAAGGTTTGCCGAACACTCCGAAAATGGTCTTCACGACTCACGGCGAACCCGATGCGGCCGAAGCGATGGCCGGACATATCCGCGACCGCTTCGGCTGGAACGTAATGGTTCCCGAATACCAGCAGACGGTCGAACTCTGA
- a CDS encoding GGDEF domain-containing protein, whose product MPKVKTNSQTISFLLTGLLALSALTATFLISNSDLAFESKRLIFAAIAISYVALTAGFFLWQRSRDGRRAAASPFEPINESVEGKLFALEEASEFFGASLKSADMFRLVASRINEILPFAACVLFLADDEAKTIVLKYAFGENPEKFANADIEVNRSLAAKAFLSRASQLDSANASDRRVFPRELVSKFGSALAVPLFRNTELFGVIVLYSKTDESYDAGSLTLAEAIAVRAAPLFTSSMAFERSVSNALTDTLTNLPNERGFFLVLENQIAESQRNRDDRPLTVLAVDIRNFEELNAKHGHVIGDSALEFAAGLIKKQLRQMDVLTRSVGDEFLAVLPTAGEAVAEEIKDRVARAFVSCPFEKLSGEKVFLELNFGSATFWRDGETAPDLLRTARLKKDQDKNSVRGKVLWFPKEYVN is encoded by the coding sequence ATGCCGAAAGTTAAAACGAACTCCCAGACAATCAGTTTTTTGCTGACGGGGCTTCTCGCGCTCTCAGCGCTGACGGCGACGTTCCTGATTTCGAACTCCGATCTTGCGTTCGAGTCCAAACGACTGATCTTTGCCGCGATCGCCATCTCGTACGTCGCGCTGACCGCGGGCTTCTTTCTCTGGCAGCGCTCGCGCGACGGCCGCCGCGCGGCCGCAAGCCCGTTCGAACCGATAAACGAATCGGTGGAAGGAAAGCTGTTTGCGCTCGAAGAAGCGAGCGAGTTTTTCGGCGCGTCACTCAAATCCGCCGATATGTTTCGTCTTGTCGCGAGCCGGATCAACGAGATACTCCCATTTGCCGCATGCGTCCTTTTTCTCGCGGACGACGAAGCAAAGACGATTGTTCTAAAATACGCATTCGGCGAGAATCCCGAAAAGTTCGCAAATGCCGACATCGAGGTCAACCGAAGTCTGGCTGCCAAGGCGTTCTTGAGTCGGGCGAGTCAACTCGATTCCGCGAACGCGTCCGACCGACGCGTTTTTCCGCGCGAACTCGTCTCGAAGTTTGGTTCGGCGTTGGCCGTTCCTTTGTTTCGAAATACGGAACTATTTGGGGTCATCGTTCTTTACTCGAAGACTGACGAAAGCTACGACGCGGGTTCGCTGACGTTGGCGGAGGCGATTGCCGTGCGCGCCGCGCCGCTGTTTACGAGTTCGATGGCGTTTGAACGAAGCGTGTCGAACGCGCTCACGGACACGCTGACAAATCTGCCCAACGAACGCGGTTTCTTTCTCGTCCTCGAGAATCAGATCGCCGAGTCGCAGCGCAACCGCGACGATCGTCCGTTGACGGTTCTCGCCGTCGATATCCGGAACTTTGAAGAATTGAATGCAAAACACGGCCACGTGATAGGAGACAGCGCCCTCGAATTCGCGGCGGGCCTCATTAAAAAGCAATTGCGGCAAATGGACGTCTTGACGCGTTCCGTCGGCGACGAGTTTCTCGCGGTATTGCCGACGGCGGGCGAGGCAGTCGCCGAAGAGATCAAGGATCGAGTCGCGCGCGCCTTCGTGAGTTGTCCGTTTGAGAAGCTTTCAGGCGAGAAAGTCTTTCTGGAACTCAATTTCGGATCAGCGACGTTTTGGCGCGACGGCGAGACCGCGCCTGATCTGCTCCGTACCGCGCGCCTGAAAAAAGATCAGGACAAAAACAGCGTCCGCGGAAAGGTCCTCTGGTTTCCAAAGGAATACGTCAATTGA